A portion of the bacterium genome contains these proteins:
- the guaA gene encoding glutamine-hydrolyzing GMP synthase has product MRHDTIIVLDFGAQYSQLIARRVRETGVYCEILPYNAPLEKILEKDPKGIILSGGPASVYAPGAPHVDKALFDLPIPILGICYGMQLLSHLLKGKVHKASKREFGLAELKVKDGKGLLAGIPASNNVWMSHGDHVTAVPTGFKILASTDNCRFAAVANEKRRIYGVQFHPEVVHTQKGTKILENFAKKVCGCKPTWSMDSYVKDAIQMIRAQVGKGRVLCGVSGGVDSTVAAALIHRAVGKQLSCVFVNNGVLRMDEAEQVQAMFRKKLKIDLYYANAEGEFLKNLEGVSDPEQKRKIIGRTFIRVFEKSARLLMKKRGGFDFLAQGTLYPDVIESVSVKGPSATIKSHHNVGGLPEDMKFKLVEPLRELFKDEVRALGAKLGIPKDMLWRQPFPGPGLAVRVLGAITREKLEVLRKADAIVIEEIQKAGLYYSIWQSFAVLTPVKTVGVMGDERTYDHVCVIRAVHSTDGMTADWVKLPYDLMGRISNRIINEVRGINRVAYDITSKPPGTIEWE; this is encoded by the coding sequence TTGCGGCACGACACCATCATCGTCCTTGATTTCGGCGCCCAGTACAGCCAACTGATCGCCCGCCGGGTGCGTGAGACCGGCGTCTATTGCGAGATCCTTCCCTATAACGCGCCCCTGGAGAAGATCCTGGAGAAGGACCCCAAGGGCATCATCCTCTCGGGCGGTCCGGCCAGCGTCTATGCCCCCGGCGCACCCCACGTGGACAAGGCCCTCTTCGATCTGCCGATCCCTATCCTGGGCATTTGCTACGGTATGCAGCTCCTCTCCCACCTCCTGAAGGGAAAGGTCCATAAGGCCAGCAAACGGGAATTCGGCCTGGCCGAGCTCAAGGTCAAGGATGGCAAGGGCCTGCTGGCCGGTATCCCGGCCTCCAACAACGTTTGGATGAGCCATGGCGACCATGTGACGGCGGTCCCCACGGGCTTCAAGATTCTGGCTTCCACCGACAACTGCCGTTTCGCGGCGGTGGCCAATGAAAAGCGCCGCATCTATGGGGTCCAGTTCCACCCCGAGGTGGTCCATACCCAGAAGGGGACCAAGATCCTCGAGAATTTCGCCAAGAAGGTCTGCGGTTGCAAGCCCACCTGGAGCATGGACTCCTATGTGAAGGACGCCATCCAGATGATCCGGGCCCAGGTGGGGAAGGGCCGGGTGCTTTGCGGGGTCTCGGGAGGTGTGGATTCCACCGTGGCCGCCGCCCTCATCCACCGGGCGGTCGGCAAACAGCTTTCCTGTGTTTTCGTGAACAACGGGGTCCTGCGGATGGACGAGGCGGAGCAGGTCCAGGCCATGTTCCGCAAGAAGCTCAAGATCGACCTTTATTACGCCAATGCGGAAGGGGAATTCCTCAAGAACCTGGAGGGCGTCTCCGATCCGGAACAAAAGCGCAAGATCATCGGCCGGACCTTCATCCGGGTCTTCGAGAAATCCGCCCGGCTTCTGATGAAAAAGCGCGGTGGTTTCGACTTTTTGGCCCAAGGGACCCTCTACCCGGATGTCATTGAGAGCGTGTCCGTGAAGGGGCCTTCGGCCACCATCAAGAGCCACCATAACGTGGGGGGCCTCCCCGAGGACATGAAGTTCAAGCTGGTGGAGCCCTTGCGGGAGCTCTTCAAGGATGAGGTGCGGGCCCTGGGGGCGAAGCTGGGCATCCCCAAGGACATGCTCTGGCGCCAACCCTTCCCGGGTCCGGGTCTGGCGGTTCGGGTGCTGGGGGCCATCACGCGGGAGAAGCTGGAGGTCCTGCGCAAGGCCGACGCCATCGTGATCGAGGAGATCCAGAAGGCCGGCCTCTATTACTCCATCTGGCAGTCCTTCGCGGTCCTGACCCCCGTCAAGACCGTCGGGGTCATGGGGGACGAGCGCACCTACGACCATGTCTGCGTCATCCGGGCGGTGCATTCCACCGACGGCATGACCGCCGACTGGGTGAAACTACCCTACGACCTGATGGGCCGCATCTCCAACCGCATCATCAATGAGGTGCGGGGCATCAACCGTGTGGCTTATGACATTACCAGCAAACCGCCTGGAACCATCGAATGGGAATGA
- a CDS encoding GxxExxY protein has translation MKPIEKARNRAELNLLARRIIGCSFEVAKNLKYGYLEKVYENAMAYELKKIGIKAQQQYPIQVHYKEIVAGEYIVDLLVEEKILVELKTTSGIDNAHIAQCLNYLTATDLRLGLLINFGESKVEFKRLVNKF, from the coding sequence ATGAAACCCATTGAAAAAGCCAGGAATCGAGCCGAGTTGAATTTACTCGCTCGGAGGATCATTGGTTGTTCCTTCGAAGTTGCCAAGAACCTCAAATATGGCTATCTCGAGAAGGTCTATGAGAACGCCATGGCCTACGAGCTCAAGAAAATAGGGATCAAGGCCCAACAGCAGTACCCGATCCAAGTCCATTACAAGGAAATTGTCGCCGGAGAATACATCGTGGACCTATTGGTCGAAGAAAAGATTCTTGTGGAGTTAAAGACGACAAGCGGCATCGATAACGCTCATATCGCTCAATGCCTGAATTATTTGACGGCCACCGATCTGAGGTTGGGGTTGTTGATCAATTTTGGTGAATCTAAAGTTGAATTCAAAAGACTTGTGAATAAATTCTGA
- the dnaE gene encoding DNA polymerase III subunit alpha: MKPGFVHLHLHSQFSLLESTVRFEPLMARLKELQMPAVALTDKWNMFGAIGFYQAALSHGIKPLLGCEVWVSSSSRFERTAAPGRAESLYPLVLLAEDEEGYRNLIKLSSASYLQGEFLIPHVDKALLARNAKGLIALSGGESSEVDRYLQKEEAPLALKAAGEYQEIFGKDRFFLEIQDHGKPSDFNVRKGLVDLSQKTGIPLVAANDVRYLKREEAPFHEVLLCLGKGEALSDPKRTSMGSEEYYLKSQEEMARAFQELPDALQRTVEIAERCHLQLEFGRTLMPSFSVPDRALDENGYLEKLCREGLPKRYGARASDESIIARMKEELGVIQRTGFSGYFLIVCDIIAKARAAGIPVGPGRGSAAGSLVAYLIGITDIDPIQYGLLFERFINPERVSAPDIDVDVCDRRRQEVLRYITQAYGQDRVASIATFGTMAAKAVLRDVGRVLEMPLPDVDRIAKLIPFEPKVTLESASERVPELRALAQSTAAYQKLWEVSRALEGQVRHLSTHAAGVIIGNEPLLERVPLCRGTGEELLTQYDMNALKEVGLLKLDILGLRTLTVLDDTLAALKKGRGLSMTLDQIPVDDQATYKLLGEGRTLGVFQLESRGMRDYIRKLEPSELEDLIALLALYRPGPLGSDMVDDFFHRKKGLVKVDYLHPLLEPILRTTYGIILYQEQVMRIAKDMAGFTLGQADLLRRAMGSKDPEKMESMRGKFMAGAKERAIPPDIAESIFNQMAKFAGYGFNKSHSAAYALVAYQTAYLKAHYPAEFLASVLTSESGNQDKVSQYVFEAKRLGVTLAPPHVNESSSEFIVDRQGRIRFSLMAIKNVGTPAIAAIEEARAKDGPFQSLGDFCRRVDLKAFTPKMVDCLIAAGALDGLGPNRAAMKASVEKVFRQAQGIQSDSQKGQTSLFGGGEAAVAEGTPGTPEASPGETLAAEKEVLGFYLSGHPLSEHEWELEHYVTPMDELEELEDGREVRVAGLIRAFTKSVVKKSKELYGRFVLEDLHSHAEVIAWPEVFKKHQGLLAKDRLVALKGRLDRSGERVQLIAQEVIALDDLAVKWARGIRLKLNVVGLDDSLLPKVKEVCERYPGKAKVLFQLQTAHHGTLVVEAGAGLLVKPSQGFLKEIQPLVGEEGVEIEL; this comes from the coding sequence ATGAAACCCGGTTTTGTCCATCTCCACCTCCACAGCCAATTCTCGCTCCTGGAAAGCACCGTTCGGTTCGAGCCCCTCATGGCCCGCCTCAAGGAACTGCAGATGCCGGCGGTCGCCCTGACCGACAAATGGAACATGTTCGGGGCCATCGGCTTCTACCAGGCGGCCCTTTCCCATGGGATCAAACCCCTCTTGGGCTGTGAGGTCTGGGTGTCGTCCTCCTCCCGTTTTGAAAGGACGGCCGCGCCGGGCCGGGCCGAATCCCTCTACCCCCTGGTCCTCCTGGCGGAGGACGAGGAAGGCTACCGGAACCTGATCAAGCTCTCCTCGGCGAGCTACCTCCAGGGCGAGTTCCTCATCCCCCACGTGGACAAGGCCCTTTTGGCCCGCAACGCCAAGGGTCTCATCGCCCTTTCCGGGGGCGAGTCCAGCGAGGTCGACCGTTATCTCCAGAAGGAAGAAGCGCCCTTGGCCCTCAAGGCGGCGGGGGAATACCAGGAGATCTTCGGGAAGGACCGTTTCTTCCTGGAGATCCAGGACCATGGCAAACCGTCGGACTTCAACGTCCGAAAAGGACTGGTGGACCTTTCCCAGAAGACCGGGATCCCGTTGGTAGCGGCCAACGATGTCCGTTACTTGAAGAGGGAAGAGGCCCCTTTCCATGAAGTCCTGCTTTGCCTGGGAAAAGGGGAGGCGCTTTCCGACCCCAAACGCACCTCCATGGGCAGCGAAGAGTATTACCTGAAAAGCCAGGAGGAGATGGCCCGGGCCTTCCAGGAATTGCCCGACGCCCTCCAGCGCACCGTCGAGATCGCCGAACGGTGCCATCTCCAGTTGGAATTCGGCAGGACCCTCATGCCTTCCTTCTCGGTGCCCGACCGGGCTTTGGACGAGAACGGCTATCTCGAGAAGCTTTGCCGGGAAGGACTGCCCAAGCGCTATGGCGCCCGGGCTTCCGATGAGTCCATCATCGCCCGGATGAAAGAGGAACTGGGCGTCATCCAGCGGACCGGGTTCAGCGGCTACTTCCTCATCGTGTGCGACATCATCGCCAAGGCCCGCGCCGCCGGCATCCCCGTGGGGCCGGGCCGGGGATCGGCGGCGGGAAGCTTGGTGGCCTACCTCATCGGCATCACCGACATCGACCCCATCCAATACGGCCTGCTCTTCGAGCGTTTCATCAATCCCGAGCGGGTGAGCGCGCCCGACATCGACGTGGACGTCTGCGACCGGCGCCGCCAGGAAGTGCTCCGTTATATCACCCAGGCCTACGGCCAGGACCGGGTGGCCTCCATCGCCACCTTCGGCACCATGGCGGCCAAGGCGGTGCTCCGCGACGTGGGGCGGGTGCTGGAGATGCCGCTCCCCGACGTGGACCGCATCGCCAAGCTCATTCCCTTCGAGCCCAAGGTCACGCTGGAGAGCGCCTCCGAGCGGGTCCCGGAGCTCCGGGCATTGGCCCAGTCCACCGCCGCCTACCAGAAGCTCTGGGAGGTCTCCCGGGCGCTCGAGGGACAGGTCCGCCATCTTTCCACCCACGCCGCCGGGGTCATCATCGGCAACGAGCCGCTCCTGGAACGGGTGCCCCTTTGCCGGGGGACCGGCGAGGAATTGCTGACCCAATACGACATGAACGCCCTGAAGGAAGTGGGCCTGCTCAAGCTGGACATCCTGGGCCTCAGGACCCTGACGGTCCTGGATGACACCCTGGCCGCCCTGAAGAAAGGCCGGGGCCTGTCCATGACCCTGGACCAGATCCCGGTCGATGACCAGGCCACCTACAAGCTCCTGGGCGAGGGGAGGACCCTGGGGGTCTTCCAACTGGAATCCCGGGGCATGCGGGACTATATCCGCAAGCTGGAGCCCTCCGAATTGGAGGACCTGATCGCCCTTTTGGCCCTCTATCGACCCGGACCCTTGGGGTCGGACATGGTGGACGATTTCTTCCACCGTAAGAAGGGCCTGGTGAAGGTGGATTACCTTCATCCCCTGCTCGAGCCCATCCTCAGGACCACCTACGGCATCATCCTGTACCAGGAACAGGTCATGCGCATCGCCAAGGACATGGCGGGGTTCACCCTGGGGCAGGCGGACCTGTTGCGCCGGGCCATGGGCAGCAAGGACCCGGAGAAGATGGAGAGCATGCGGGGCAAGTTCATGGCCGGGGCCAAGGAAAGGGCCATCCCCCCGGACATCGCCGAGTCCATCTTCAACCAGATGGCCAAGTTCGCGGGCTACGGTTTCAACAAATCCCATAGCGCCGCCTACGCGTTGGTGGCCTATCAAACGGCCTACCTGAAGGCCCATTACCCGGCCGAGTTCCTGGCATCGGTCCTGACCAGCGAATCGGGCAACCAGGACAAGGTGTCCCAATACGTGTTCGAGGCCAAACGCCTGGGGGTCACCTTGGCGCCGCCCCACGTCAACGAAAGTTCCTCCGAGTTCATCGTGGACAGGCAGGGCCGGATCCGGTTCTCGCTCATGGCCATCAAGAACGTGGGCACCCCGGCCATCGCGGCCATCGAGGAAGCCCGGGCCAAGGACGGTCCTTTCCAAAGCCTGGGCGACTTCTGCCGCCGGGTGGACCTCAAGGCCTTCACCCCCAAGATGGTGGATTGTCTCATCGCCGCCGGGGCGTTGGACGGGTTGGGGCCCAACCGGGCGGCCATGAAGGCCTCCGTCGAGAAGGTCTTCCGTCAGGCCCAGGGCATCCAGTCCGATTCCCAAAAGGGTCAGACCTCCCTTTTCGGCGGTGGGGAGGCGGCGGTGGCCGAGGGGACTCCCGGGACGCCCGAAGCCTCCCCGGGCGAGACCCTGGCCGCCGAGAAGGAAGTGCTGGGCTTCTACCTGTCGGGCCACCCGCTCTCGGAACACGAGTGGGAGCTGGAACATTACGTGACACCCATGGACGAGCTGGAGGAACTGGAGGATGGACGGGAGGTCCGGGTGGCGGGCCTCATCCGCGCCTTCACCAAGAGCGTGGTGAAGAAGAGCAAGGAACTTTACGGCCGTTTCGTGCTGGAGGACCTGCACTCCCACGCCGAGGTCATCGCCTGGCCCGAGGTCTTCAAGAAGCATCAGGGCCTTTTGGCCAAGGACCGACTGGTGGCCCTCAAAGGGCGCCTGGACCGCTCCGGGGAGCGGGTCCAACTGATCGCCCAGGAGGTCATCGCGCTCGACGACCTGGCGGTCAAGTGGGCCCGGGGCATCCGGCTCAAGCTCAATGTGGTGGGGTTGGACGACAGCCTCCTTCCCAAGGTCAAGGAGGTCTGCGAGCGTTATCCGGGCAAGGCCAAGGTCCTCTTCCAGCTGCAGACCGCCCACCATGGGACGCTGGTGGTGGAGGCGGGGGCCGGACTGTTGGTGAAGCCCTCCCAAGGGTTCCTCAAGGAGATCCAACCGCTGGTGGGAGAAGAGGGCGTCGAGATCGAACTGTGA
- a CDS encoding O-antigen ligase family protein, producing MVFLIAAHDQFELPKITFLTLTALGMALFSLKKIHSEGPTPLSIAWMVFLATQVAASLPMTSLSWRTSLLGDYENFNGLATLTVISVLFLFYGRSLTPSLFEKLVFFNGLTALLSSLYALAQHFGWDLVAWNPGSVNPSREFAGLGNPNFLSAYLAMSIPLYLGWCSKERGEFPRSNEWQLLSWSAMAIGLLLLFISGPHLAGRPDLNWSGPVLFLLRAVGLALLAVNLSSILRRKSPGVLAGGFLLILLGLFCTGSRGGFLAALVGVGLWSFLTFRDPQMRLRGRAKMTSLGPFVLGPLVLGGAWLLFAVGHGFLARLAQSLGGIHQSLADSRLPIWGPAWRMALEHPWTGVGLDCFKIAFPAYSGTDFNRTDGLFVSSRMAHDLWLQLASTTGFPGVLSYLAVLAAWAWMGIGRLRSGDPEEKRWVTAGLACGAAYQVQALFSFDVAALDLLWVLSLALVQNRHRQAQPPVSPGPLSAWALAERAFLILFLAVGLYFPVTRFCADLDFARGTAASQALTRLPEDTERSTALAYSDYEIARMKKAVALCPLETKYRLYLGLAYEQRSQIDPSLRQGHLILALGQYRETLRMSPFNSYYYNNLGRVQTSLEAFDPSASEEAEKAYGRCCELDPSNPLFRLNWASALRKLGKEKEAQEQEDRSFGLDPSFTAKFQAQRALDLYRQGKHPEAFDLLKATVEKAPQCPESWYCLGALKLSDGRKKEALGYLLKAKALDPTPDKNPTIQGLDQLIDQAR from the coding sequence TTGGTCTTCCTGATCGCGGCGCACGATCAATTCGAGCTCCCCAAGATCACTTTTCTCACCCTGACAGCGCTTGGAATGGCCCTATTTTCACTGAAAAAGATCCATTCGGAGGGCCCAACGCCGCTTTCCATCGCTTGGATGGTCTTTTTAGCGACCCAAGTCGCCGCTTCCCTTCCCATGACCAGTTTGAGTTGGCGAACGAGCCTCCTGGGGGATTACGAGAACTTCAACGGCCTGGCGACCTTGACGGTGATCTCCGTCCTCTTTCTTTTTTACGGCCGTTCCCTGACCCCTTCCCTCTTCGAAAAACTGGTCTTTTTCAACGGTCTGACGGCCCTTCTTTCCTCCCTTTACGCCCTGGCCCAGCATTTCGGCTGGGACCTGGTGGCCTGGAATCCGGGTTCGGTCAACCCGAGCCGGGAATTCGCCGGTTTGGGCAATCCGAATTTCCTTTCGGCCTACCTGGCCATGTCGATCCCCCTTTATTTGGGCTGGTGTTCGAAGGAACGGGGGGAATTTCCCCGCTCGAACGAATGGCAACTGCTTTCCTGGTCCGCCATGGCCATAGGTCTCCTCCTTCTTTTCATTTCGGGCCCCCACTTGGCCGGTCGGCCCGACCTCAACTGGTCCGGCCCCGTCCTTTTTCTCCTTCGGGCCGTGGGTTTGGCCCTTTTGGCGGTCAATTTAAGTTCGATCCTTCGAAGAAAGTCCCCTGGGGTCCTGGCCGGCGGCTTTCTTCTGATCCTTTTGGGTCTTTTTTGCACCGGAAGCCGGGGAGGATTCCTCGCGGCCCTGGTCGGCGTTGGGCTTTGGTCCTTTTTGACCTTCCGGGACCCGCAAATGCGTCTTCGTGGGCGGGCCAAGATGACTTCCCTGGGCCCTTTTGTCCTTGGTCCGCTGGTCCTGGGCGGAGCTTGGCTACTTTTCGCCGTCGGCCACGGGTTCCTGGCCCGTTTGGCGCAGTCCCTGGGAGGGATCCATCAAAGCCTGGCCGATTCCAGGCTCCCCATCTGGGGGCCGGCTTGGAGAATGGCCCTGGAACACCCTTGGACCGGCGTGGGCTTGGACTGCTTCAAGATCGCTTTCCCCGCCTATAGCGGGACCGACTTCAACCGGACCGACGGCCTCTTCGTCAGTTCCCGCATGGCCCATGACCTCTGGCTGCAGTTGGCCTCGACCACCGGCTTCCCCGGCGTCCTCTCCTATCTCGCCGTCCTGGCGGCCTGGGCCTGGATGGGGATAGGACGGCTCCGCTCAGGGGATCCGGAGGAAAAACGCTGGGTCACGGCGGGCCTGGCCTGCGGGGCGGCCTATCAGGTCCAAGCTCTTTTCAGCTTCGACGTGGCCGCCCTCGACCTGCTTTGGGTCCTTTCCCTCGCCCTGGTGCAGAACCGCCACCGCCAGGCGCAGCCGCCGGTATCCCCGGGCCCGCTTTCGGCCTGGGCCCTGGCGGAAAGGGCCTTCCTCATCCTCTTCCTGGCGGTCGGACTTTATTTTCCGGTCACCCGCTTCTGCGCCGACCTTGATTTCGCCCGGGGGACCGCCGCGTCCCAAGCCCTGACCCGCCTTCCGGAAGACACCGAGCGTTCCACCGCCCTGGCCTATTCGGACTACGAGATCGCCCGCATGAAAAAGGCCGTCGCCCTTTGCCCCTTGGAGACCAAATACCGTCTTTACCTGGGACTGGCCTACGAGCAACGAAGCCAGATCGATCCTTCCCTGCGCCAAGGCCATTTGATCCTGGCCCTCGGCCAATACCGGGAAACGCTGCGGATGAGCCCCTTCAATTCCTACTATTACAACAACCTGGGTCGCGTTCAGACTTCCCTGGAAGCCTTCGACCCAAGCGCCTCCGAAGAGGCCGAAAAGGCCTATGGGCGCTGCTGCGAATTGGACCCCTCCAACCCGCTCTTCCGGCTGAATTGGGCTTCGGCCCTGAGGAAATTGGGGAAGGAAAAAGAGGCTCAGGAACAGGAGGACCGGTCCTTTGGGTTGGACCCTTCCTTCACCGCCAAGTTCCAGGCCCAAAGGGCCCTGGATCTTTACCGGCAGGGGAAGCACCCGGAGGCCTTCGATCTCTTGAAGGCGACGGTGGAAAAAGCCCCCCAATGCCCGGAAAGCTGGTATTGCCTGGGGGCCTTGAAGCTGTCCGACGGCCGCAAGAAGGAGGCCTTGGGCTATCTTCTCAAAGCCAAGGCGCTGGACCCAACGCCGGACAAGAACCCCACCATCCAGGGCCTGGACCAGCTCATCGACCAGGCGCGATAG
- the speE gene encoding polyamine aminopropyltransferase, producing the protein MSDIISPHWHIEFYAPDEAHMRGITKIYASEQTKYQKVEVIQSTHYGKCLILDGHMQSAQGDEFIYHENLVHPAMVSCPNPKKVVIIGGGEGATLYEVLRHKTVEKAWMIDIDQRVVELCDKYMPEWHRGAFKDKRTKLLFQDGRKFLEKSKEKFDVIIIDIPEPVEEGPAYLLYTEEFYRMVSKKLAPNGMVSLQSGCSAEKELRCLAAVHNTLKRVFPVVYSWPANVPSFDIPWSFTMASNSMDPKALHRDQVDRIIKERGIGKLRYYDGETHEGIFFIPKYIRDAFKASSEIIKDDKPLTYRFMGEEKNSR; encoded by the coding sequence ATGAGCGATATCATCAGTCCGCACTGGCACATCGAATTCTACGCCCCGGACGAAGCCCACATGCGGGGCATCACCAAGATCTACGCTTCCGAACAGACCAAATACCAAAAAGTCGAAGTCATCCAGTCCACCCATTACGGTAAATGCCTCATCCTGGACGGCCATATGCAGTCCGCCCAAGGGGATGAGTTCATCTATCACGAGAACCTGGTCCATCCGGCCATGGTCTCCTGCCCGAACCCCAAGAAAGTGGTCATCATCGGGGGCGGGGAAGGGGCCACCCTTTACGAGGTCCTGCGCCACAAGACGGTGGAAAAGGCCTGGATGATCGATATCGACCAACGGGTGGTGGAGCTCTGCGACAAGTACATGCCTGAATGGCACCGGGGGGCCTTCAAGGACAAACGTACCAAGCTCCTTTTCCAGGACGGGCGCAAGTTCCTCGAGAAGAGCAAGGAAAAGTTCGACGTCATCATCATCGACATCCCCGAACCCGTCGAGGAAGGGCCCGCCTACCTCCTCTATACGGAAGAGTTCTACCGGATGGTTTCCAAGAAACTGGCCCCCAACGGCATGGTCTCCCTTCAATCGGGCTGTTCGGCCGAGAAGGAACTGCGTTGCCTGGCGGCGGTGCACAACACCCTGAAGCGGGTCTTCCCGGTGGTCTATTCCTGGCCGGCCAACGTGCCTTCCTTCGACATCCCCTGGAGCTTCACCATGGCCTCCAACTCGATGGACCCCAAGGCCCTTCACCGGGACCAGGTGGACCGCATCATCAAGGAACGGGGCATCGGCAAGCTCCGTTATTACGACGGTGAGACCCACGAGGGCATCTTCTTCATCCCCAAATACATCCGGGACGCCTTCAAGGCTTCCTCCGAGATCATCAAGGACGATAAACCCCTGACCTACCGCTTCATGGGCGAGGAGAAGAACTCGAGATAA
- a CDS encoding aminotransferase class I/II-fold pyridoxal phosphate-dependent enzyme, translating into MLNDGQDKTPLFDAIVSYANDNKISFHTPGHKHGKGILKKLRSFVGEKVFQLDLSVMSEIDSLHEPSTVIKEAQVLAAKAYGADYSFFLVNGTTGGNQAMILSVCDPGDKIIIPRNAHKSVISAVILAGAEPVYIMPKIDEGTDLILNLTAEQVDEALRQNPDAKAVLVTTPTYFGLTADIEAIAEVVHQYDKILLVDEAHGGHLHFHPDLPKSALDAGADMCVQSTHKHLAALSQGSILHVKGVRVDILRLKTTLQMLQTTSPSYVILASLDVARYQMTHGGDQALGEVIRLCEETRAQINQIPGLHCVTRDEVRQLPGMDLDPTKITLSTRGLPCSGYDMAKILNAEYGIQTEMSDFNHVLLFVSLGNSAKELKLFVKALRKIVVDYKDMFLNTKKRKRIVFPTLMPRKEVNPREALTKLTRKIPFKRSVGKVCAEIVCPYPPGIPVLCPGEVISQEIYTYLMNVLDSGARINGQSDGRLQTIKVLEENPAQASPQKKLFAIG; encoded by the coding sequence ATGTTAAACGACGGCCAAGACAAAACCCCCCTCTTTGACGCCATCGTCAGCTACGCCAACGACAACAAGATCTCCTTCCATACGCCCGGCCACAAGCACGGCAAGGGCATCCTGAAGAAATTGCGCTCATTCGTCGGCGAGAAGGTCTTTCAACTGGACCTGTCGGTCATGAGCGAGATCGACTCCCTTCACGAACCATCCACCGTCATCAAGGAAGCCCAGGTGCTGGCCGCCAAGGCCTATGGGGCCGATTATTCCTTCTTCCTGGTGAACGGCACCACCGGGGGCAACCAGGCCATGATCCTCTCGGTCTGCGACCCGGGGGACAAGATTATCATCCCCCGCAACGCCCACAAATCGGTCATCTCGGCCGTCATCCTGGCCGGCGCCGAGCCGGTCTATATCATGCCCAAGATCGACGAGGGCACGGACCTGATCCTCAACCTCACCGCCGAACAGGTGGATGAGGCCCTGCGGCAGAACCCGGACGCCAAGGCGGTCCTGGTGACGACGCCCACCTATTTCGGGCTCACCGCCGATATCGAGGCCATCGCCGAGGTGGTGCACCAATACGACAAGATCCTGCTGGTGGACGAGGCCCATGGCGGTCACCTGCATTTCCACCCTGACCTTCCCAAGTCGGCGTTGGACGCGGGAGCCGACATGTGCGTGCAGTCCACCCATAAGCACCTGGCGGCCCTCAGCCAGGGCTCGATCCTCCACGTGAAGGGGGTGCGGGTCGATATCCTGCGGCTCAAGACCACCCTGCAGATGCTCCAGACCACCAGTCCTTCCTACGTCATCCTCGCCTCGCTGGACGTGGCCCGTTACCAGATGACCCATGGCGGGGATCAGGCCTTGGGCGAGGTCATCCGCCTCTGCGAGGAGACCCGGGCCCAGATCAACCAGATCCCGGGGCTTCATTGCGTCACCCGTGACGAGGTCCGCCAACTGCCGGGCATGGACCTGGACCCCACCAAGATCACCCTCTCCACCCGGGGCCTGCCCTGCTCGGGCTATGACATGGCCAAGATCCTCAATGCCGAATACGGCATCCAGACCGAGATGTCCGACTTCAACCATGTGCTTCTTTTCGTGTCGTTGGGGAACAGCGCCAAGGAATTGAAGCTTTTCGTGAAGGCCCTGCGGAAGATCGTGGTGGACTACAAGGACATGTTCCTGAACACCAAGAAACGCAAGCGCATCGTGTTCCCGACCCTCATGCCCCGCAAGGAAGTGAACCCCCGGGAGGCCCTCACCAAGCTCACCCGCAAGATCCCTTTCAAACGTTCCGTGGGGAAGGTCTGCGCCGAGATCGTCTGCCCCTATCCGCCGGGCATCCCGGTGCTCTGCCCGGGCGAGGTCATTTCCCAGGAGATCTACACCTACCTGATGAACGTGCTGGATTCGGGCGCCCGCATCAACGGCCAGTCCGACGGCCGCCTCCAGACCATCAAGGTCCTGGAGGAGAACCCCGCCCAAGCCTCCCCCCAGAAGAAGCTCTTCGCCATCGGTTGA
- a CDS encoding pyridoxamine 5'-phosphate oxidase family protein: MTKNDLRGFLQGHRLGVLATVSPEGEPQSAVMGIAVTPDLEIIFDTVKSSRKWRNLQSDRRVCLVIGWDQERTVQYEGLADEPAGEELDRLREIYFTVFPDGRERAGWEGITYFRVRPKWIRFSDFNPPGKIVEFTEKDLRR; encoded by the coding sequence ATGACCAAGAATGACCTGAGGGGTTTCCTCCAAGGCCATCGTTTGGGCGTCCTCGCCACCGTTTCACCCGAAGGGGAACCCCAATCCGCCGTAATGGGGATCGCGGTCACCCCGGACCTGGAGATCATTTTCGACACGGTGAAAAGCAGCCGAAAATGGAGGAACCTCCAGTCGGACCGGCGTGTCTGCTTGGTGATCGGTTGGGACCAGGAAAGAACGGTCCAATATGAGGGGCTCGCCGATGAACCCGCCGGAGAGGAACTGGATCGGCTGCGGGAAATCTATTTCACCGTTTTCCCGGACGGCCGGGAACGGGCGGGTTGGGAAGGGATCACCTATTTCCGGGTCCGTCCGAAATGGATCCGGTTCAGCGATTTCAACCCACCCGGGAAGATCGTGGAATTCACGGAGAAGGACCTGAGGCGGTAG